The genomic window ATCTTCATTACGGTGAAATTGCTAAAATTTTCCGTGCAGGTTGTATTATCCGTGCTCAATTCCTGCAAAAAATCACGGATGCTTATAATGAAAATCCGCAGATTGCCAACTTGCTATTAGCACCTTACTTCAAGAAAATTGCTGATGAATATCAGCAAGCATTGCGTGATGTTGTATGTTATGGCGTACAAAATGGTATTCCAACACCAACATTCTCAGCGGCTATTTCTTATTATGATAGCTATCGTGCTGCGGTGTTACCCGCTAATTTAATCCAAGCACAACGCGATTATTTTGGTGCGCATACATACAAACGTACAGATAAAGAGGGCGTTTTCCATACTGAATGGATGGAATAATTTCATTAAGTTAAGATAATATCTGGAATAGGTGAGGTGCTGAAATTTCAGCACCTTTTTTGTTAAAAATTATCGTAAAATGTTATATATTCAACACGTATGATTTAATGTGCTGATGAATTCAATTGTCCATTTCATGTTATTTATAGTTCGGGTTTGTTATCGTAACGCTAAACACGCCATTTTACTCTTCCAATTGTAGATCCCTATTTATGTTCAAGTTTCTTATTTTATTACTATTAATTGTTTTACTTAGCCCATTGGCGATTGATTTGTATCTGCCAACAATACCCGCGATTGCGGTGGCATTAGATACGGAGCAACCGATTGTTCAGTCAACAATTTCGCTATTTATTTTAATTTTTGGAGTAGGGCAATTAATTTCAGGGCCATTGGTTGATCGATATGGGCGTAAACCCATTGCTATCACCGGTATAGCGATTTATATCATTGGTTCGATTGTTGCGGCACTTGCCAATTCAATTGAACTGTTTATTGCTTCTCGGATACTGCAAGGTATTGCGGTATGTTGTACTGGCGTGGTCGCGTTTAGTGGTGTTCGCGACAGAATGAACGGAACAGAAGCAGCGAAAGCCTTTGGTTTTTTAAATGGTACATTGAATATTGTGCCTGCGTTAGCGCCATTATTAGGTGGTTTACTGGCAGAAGCTTGGGGTTGGCGAGCACCTTTTTGGTTCTTGGCTTTATACGCGGTATTATTATTAATCCTTGTTGTGGCATTTTTGCCTGAAACGCGCCCTGAAAGTCTGAAACACATTAAAAAAATCCAATTTAACCATTATCTACACATATTACGGAATAAAAATTTCTTAGTTTTTGCTTTAGTGAATGCAGGTAGCATGGGAATGGTGTTGACGTATGTTTCCTTTGCTCCTAGTGTTTTAATGAATGAATATAATTTAACGCCACTGGAATTTTCGTTAGTTTTTGGTGCTAATGGTTTTTGGATTATGATGGCAAGTTATATCGCTAACCATTATATTCCCAAAATAGGCCGCCCGAACTGTTTAAAAGTAGGTAGTTTATTTATGGCCGTTGGCGGAATTGGCTTGCTGTCAGCATCAACAATACTAACCAGCTTAGACTATGACCACTGGTTAGTTTATATGCTTCCCGTAGCTTGTGCATGTACTGGACTGGCATTTATGATGGGAACCGCGACCAGCTATGCATTAGAACCATTTGAAAAAGAAGCCGGTACGGCATCAGCATTAGTTGGATTTGTTCAAATGGCAGGTGGTGCTGTGATTGGTTTAGTGGCAATTAACTCGTTTTTGCCAGAAAAACAGGTTTTGGCACTTGTCATGTTCTTAGGCTGTATTTTGGGCTTTATTGCGAGAAAAGCGAGCTTAAAGCTTGTCGCACATAATTAAATTCAACAGAAGAATTGATAAGGCAGGTTATGATGATTAATCCTTTATTGAAGCAGCCTAGAGTGGCTAAAGGTGATGTATTTTGAACGTGAATACATCACCATAGACAGCGTTCTATGGTAATAATCAATTTAATAGAAGGATATTGTTACCATGAGTGAAAAACACTGGTCAAAAACGCAATTACTGCATGAAGTTGTTCAGAATCCCAATATTCATGTGAAAGGGCAACATAGCTATTATAGTGATTGCTGGGATAAAGGTTTTGAGCAATCTGTTGTGCGCTATTTGCAAGGAGATGAATTTAGCCGTGATTGGCAACTTCCTTGGCAAGTCGACCAACTTTATATTGGCGACTATGTTTGTATTGGTAGTGAAGCCGTTATTTTAATGGGTGGAAATCATACACATAGAATTGATTGGTTCTGTTTGTATCCATTTGTTGAACATATTGCAGATGCTTATGTAGGCAAAGGCGATACCATTATTGGCGATGGCGCTTGGATCGGCATGCGCGCATTTATCATGCCTGGAATTAAAATCGGGGAAGGCGCTGTCATTGCTGCAAATAGTGTGGTTGTTAAAGATGTTGAGCCCTACAGCATTGTGGGTGGAAATCCTGCAAAACAGATCAATTATCGCTTTGCACCAGATGTGATTGCAGAACTATTATCTTTAAAAATATATGATTGGCCGGAAGATAAGTTTAAGGCATTAACGCCTTATCTATGCAGTTCTGATTTATCGCAATTGAAGAAAGCATTAGCGGATTATCATCAAAAATAACCCTAGTAATTTTTTGTAATTACTTGCTATTGTGATGTTTATTAAATAAGGGAATGACATTTCATTCCCTTATTTTTGAAGGTTATTTTTTGCTAATCAGGTAGCCAAAGACAAAGCCGATACCCGCTGCAATGGTTACTGAGGTGAGAGGATTGTTTTTCACTGTGTCGGCAGTATTATTTAGAACATTACAACCCTGAGCTGCACATTTTCGTATTGTGCCTTTGATTTGTTGTTCTGGTGAATCAGTGACTTCACCATAGGTTTGCTGTGCTGTCCCCGCCACTTCTTGCGCTTTATTTTCAGCTCTTTCAAATAATCCCATTATATTTTCCTTAATAGTGAACAATCATCATTATTAAGTTTAGCAGTTAATCAAAATTTAGGTGGTTATTGATGTAACTATTTAAAAATTTACTCTTCTAAACGAATAAATTCAATCAGAGTTGGATTGGCAATCCGTTGATAATCTTGCGCATTTAGAATAATCGATTTTTCGAGTGTGCCCGCATTAAAAGCCAATTCATCAAAGCGAGTAAATAAATAGGGATCTGCAATAAGCTTTAAATTAGGGTGGAAACTAAATGGTGGGATCGCACCAAATACGCAATGAGTTAGCTCATCAACCTCTTTTGGGCTTGCTAATGAAGCACGCGTACCACCTATAGCGACTGCTATTTTACTTAAATCGGCTTGTTTATCCGCAGGTAGAATGGCTAAAACATGTTGACGAATGCCATTCCCTTTTACATGGCAGACAAGGCCTTTAGCGCCCTGACCTAATTGAGTTCCGCGGATTTTTGCGACTTCTTCGGATTTTCCTGCCGTTGGGTGCGCCATAACTCGGTATTTAGCCTGATGCTTGTCGAGCAGTTCTGTTAATTGACTAAAAATAGGTTTATCTAACACGGTTATTGCCTTTTTATATCTTGAAAATATAAGTATCTATGATGATAACATTTATCTTATAGAGATGTTGGGAGGTCAAATAGAAAGGTATTACAATGCAAAGATGGAAACTGCCTGTGATCAGCAGGCAGTAAGTAGGTTATTGGTGGCGTTCTTTTAATTTTTGGATAATCTTACTTAAATCCAAATCTTGGTCTTGTAGTAAGACTAATAAATGGTAAACCAAGTCTGCGGCTTCATTCGTGAGTTCTTCTCTGTCATGAACAGTGGCAGCAAGAGCTGTTTCAACACCTTCTTCGCCCACTTTTTGCGCAATACGCTTTGTACCGCTAGCATAAAGGCTCGCGGTATAAGAACTTGTGGGGTCAGCTGTTTTACGCGATTTGAGTAGTGTTTCTAGCTCGAACAAAAATCCCCAGTCACTTTGCGCAGGGGCAAAACAACTTTCTGTTCCATTATGGCAAGTAGGGCCGACGGGTAAGACTAATGCCAGTAAGGTGTCGCTGTCACAATCTGGATAGATATCAACCAAGTTAAGAAAATTGCCTGATGTTTCGCCTTTGGTCCATAAACGCTGTTTTGTTCTCGAATAAAAGGTGATCCGGCCTTCTTTTAAAGTAGCTTGTAATGCTTCTTGATTCATATAACCAAGCATTAGTACATCACCCGAAATTGCATGCTGAATAACGACAGGCATCAGTTCATTCACTTTTTCCCAAGCGAGTTGGTTGCATTGTTCTGTTGTTAACATAATCTAATTTGAACTCCATTTTCGGCAAGATACTGTTTTAATTCACCAATATTAATAATTTGTTTATGAAAGACTGAAGCGGCAAGTGCACCATCAACGCCTGCATCAGAAAAAGCATCTAGAAAATGGACTTTTTCACCCGCACCGCCCGAAGCAATTAAAGGTACATGGCAAATTTCGCGTACAGTTTTGAGTTGTTTAAGGTCATAACCTTGACGTACTCCATCTTGGTTCATCATATTTAAGACAATTTCACCAGCACCACGTTGCTGTACCTCTTGCACCCAATCGACGGTTTTCCAATTTGTTTGTGTTGTGCGTTTTTCATCGCCAGTGAATTGATATACAAGATAATCACCTGATGCTTCATCAAACCAAGTATCAATACCGACGACAATACATTGCACACCAAAACGATCAGCAAGGCGGCTGATTAATGTTGGATCACTCAGGGCAGGCGAGTTGATGGAGATTTTATCAGCGCCAAATGACAGAATTTGTGCAGCATCGTCAACACTTTTGATGCCACCAGCAACACAAAATGGAATATCAATGACTTCCGCAACTTTTGAAACCCAGCTTTTATCAACAACTCGGCCATCAGAAGATGCGGTAATATCATAAAATACCAGCTCATCCGCACCTTCTTGCGCATAGCGTTGAGCTAGAGGCACAATATCACCAATAATTTCATGGTTGCGAAACTGAACCCCTTTAACAACTTGCCCATCACGAACGTCTAAACAGGGAATTATGCGTTTTGCCAGCATTCAATTGCCTCCGCGACAGTAAATTTACCTTCAAGTAGCGCTCGTCCAACAATCACACCAGCCGCACCAGAAGCAGGAATCGCAGCGATATCATCTAAAGAACCAATCCCACCAGATGCTTGAAATTCAATATCAGGATATTTTTGGCTTATCTCTTGATATAAGTTCACATTAGAACCCGCTAAAGTACCATCCTTTGAAATATCGGTACATAACACATGTTTTAAGCCATAAGGCTGATACATTTCAATAGCTTGTTCAAGTGATAAATTCGAATTTTCTTGCCAACCACTAATGGCGATTTCTTTCACACCTTGTGGGTTAATTCGCACATCGAGTGCTAATACAATGGCATCACCACCATAACGTTGAAACCAAGTTTTGACTAGCTCGGGCTGTTTTACTGCGGTAGAGCCAATGACGACACGAGTTGCACCAGCGTCAAGTAATGCTTTTACATCATCTTCTGTTCGAATTCCGCCGCCGACTTGCACAGGAACAGATACACCTGCTAGTAATGTTTTGAGCAAAGGAATCTGACGTTTTTTAGGATCTTTTGCGCCCGTCAAATCGACAAGGTGGAGTAATTTTGCGCCTTCTTGCTCATATTGTTGTAAGCGAGGCAGTGGGTTATCCCCATAAGCGGTTTGCTTGGCATAATCGCCTTGATGCAATCGGACAACATTGCCATCAATTAAATCTAATGCAGGAATGATCATCTTTATGACATCTCCAAAAAGTTTTGGATGAGGCGTGAACCCGCAGCACCAGAGCGTTCAGGGTGAAATTGCACACCATAAAAGTTATCTTGATTTACTGCGCTACTAAATGCATTGCCATATTGTGTTTGGGCAATGGTATTTTCTGAAATTG from Providencia sneebia DSM 19967 includes these protein-coding regions:
- a CDS encoding DUF883 family protein — encoded protein: MGLFERAENKAQEVAGTAQQTYGEVTDSPEQQIKGTIRKCAAQGCNVLNNTADTVKNNPLTSVTIAAGIGFVFGYLISKK
- a CDS encoding multidrug effflux MFS transporter, with amino-acid sequence MFKFLILLLLIVLLSPLAIDLYLPTIPAIAVALDTEQPIVQSTISLFILIFGVGQLISGPLVDRYGRKPIAITGIAIYIIGSIVAALANSIELFIASRILQGIAVCCTGVVAFSGVRDRMNGTEAAKAFGFLNGTLNIVPALAPLLGGLLAEAWGWRAPFWFLALYAVLLLILVVAFLPETRPESLKHIKKIQFNHYLHILRNKNFLVFALVNAGSMGMVLTYVSFAPSVLMNEYNLTPLEFSLVFGANGFWIMMASYIANHYIPKIGRPNCLKVGSLFMAVGGIGLLSASTILTSLDYDHWLVYMLPVACACTGLAFMMGTATSYALEPFEKEAGTASALVGFVQMAGGAVIGLVAINSFLPEKQVLALVMFLGCILGFIARKASLKLVAHN
- a CDS encoding YbaK/prolyl-tRNA synthetase associated domain-containing protein, with product MAHPTAGKSEEVAKIRGTQLGQGAKGLVCHVKGNGIRQHVLAILPADKQADLSKIAVAIGGTRASLASPKEVDELTHCVFGAIPPFSFHPNLKLIADPYLFTRFDELAFNAGTLEKSIILNAQDYQRIANPTLIEFIRLEE
- the hisF gene encoding imidazole glycerol phosphate synthase subunit HisF; amino-acid sequence: MLAKRIIPCLDVRDGQVVKGVQFRNHEIIGDIVPLAQRYAQEGADELVFYDITASSDGRVVDKSWVSKVAEVIDIPFCVAGGIKSVDDAAQILSFGADKISINSPALSDPTLISRLADRFGVQCIVVGIDTWFDEASGDYLVYQFTGDEKRTTQTNWKTVDWVQEVQQRGAGEIVLNMMNQDGVRQGYDLKQLKTVREICHVPLIASGGAGEKVHFLDAFSDAGVDGALAASVFHKQIINIGELKQYLAENGVQIRLC
- a CDS encoding CatB-related O-acetyltransferase, giving the protein MSEKHWSKTQLLHEVVQNPNIHVKGQHSYYSDCWDKGFEQSVVRYLQGDEFSRDWQLPWQVDQLYIGDYVCIGSEAVILMGGNHTHRIDWFCLYPFVEHIADAYVGKGDTIIGDGAWIGMRAFIMPGIKIGEGAVIAANSVVVKDVEPYSIVGGNPAKQINYRFAPDVIAELLSLKIYDWPEDKFKALTPYLCSSDLSQLKKALADYHQK
- the hisA gene encoding 1-(5-phosphoribosyl)-5-[(5-phosphoribosylamino)methylideneamino]imidazole-4-carboxamide isomerase, producing the protein MIIPALDLIDGNVVRLHQGDYAKQTAYGDNPLPRLQQYEQEGAKLLHLVDLTGAKDPKKRQIPLLKTLLAGVSVPVQVGGGIRTEDDVKALLDAGATRVVIGSTAVKQPELVKTWFQRYGGDAIVLALDVRINPQGVKEIAISGWQENSNLSLEQAIEMYQPYGLKHVLCTDISKDGTLAGSNVNLYQEISQKYPDIEFQASGGIGSLDDIAAIPASGAAGVIVGRALLEGKFTVAEAIECWQNA
- the hisIE gene encoding bifunctional phosphoribosyl-AMP cyclohydrolase/phosphoribosyl-ATP diphosphatase HisIE is translated as MLTTEQCNQLAWEKVNELMPVVIQHAISGDVLMLGYMNQEALQATLKEGRITFYSRTKQRLWTKGETSGNFLNLVDIYPDCDSDTLLALVLPVGPTCHNGTESCFAPAQSDWGFLFELETLLKSRKTADPTSSYTASLYASGTKRIAQKVGEEGVETALAATVHDREELTNEAADLVYHLLVLLQDQDLDLSKIIQKLKERHQ